Proteins encoded together in one Sceloporus undulatus isolate JIND9_A2432 ecotype Alabama chromosome 4, SceUnd_v1.1, whole genome shotgun sequence window:
- the TRIB3 gene encoding tribbles homolog 3: MSLLTQECHAVATLRKKRLDIDDASGADDPQPKRQCPNPVQGLAPCLQPLACSPPIPDQDPRVSQIGPYLLLEPTEGGCCYRAVNRQTEAEYTCKVYPAKSYPEVMAPYSALPSHPNIAHVAEVIVGDKNVYVFFQSGKDDMHNYVRRCKRLSEHEGAALFRQMAETVAHCHQHGIVLRDIKLRKFVFADRERSKLLLENLEDAYVLSGPDDSLEDKHGCPAYVGPEILCSKGSYSGKAADVWSLGVVLYTLLVGCYPFQDTKPASLFSKIRRGHFAVPEEMSPKARCLIRCLLRKDPAERLTASGILLHPWLAMVGISEGLHSSPSGEQSLEQVVPEMGSVQKPETGQEMEEDLYS, from the exons ATGAGTCTGCTGACACAGGAGTGTCATGCAGTGGCCACCCTGCGGAAGAAGCGGCTGGACATTGACGACGCATCAGGGGCAGATGATCCGCAGCCCAAACGCCAGTGTCCTAATCCGGTGCAAGGACTAGCACCTTGCCTCCAGCCTTTGGCTTGCTCCCCTCCCATTCCAGACCAGGATCCGAGGGTCTCTCAGATTGGCCCATATCTCCTTTTGGAGCCCACCGAAGGGGGATGCTGCTACCGGGCTGTGAATAGGCAGACTGAGGCAGAATATACCTGCAAG GTTTACCCAGCCAAGAGCTACCCAGAAGTGATGGCCCCTTACAGTGCCCTCCCTTCACATCCGAACATTGCCCATGTGGCTGAGGTGATCGTTGGAGACAAAAACGTTTACGTCTTCTTCCAATCTGGGAAAGATGACATGCACAACTATGTGCGGCGGTGCAAGCGCCTGTCTGAACATGAAGGGGCTGCTCTCTTCCGACAAATGGCCGAAACTGTTGCCCATTGCCACCAACATGGCATTGTCCTGCGGGACATCAAGCTGAGGAAATTTGTCTTTGCCGATAGGGAAAG ATCCAAATTGCTGCTGGAGAACCTGGAGGATGCGTATGTGCTGAGTGGTCCCGATGACTCCTTGGAGGACAAGCATGGCTGCCCAGCCTACGTGGGGCCTGAGATCCTCTGCTCCAAAGGCTCCTACTCAGGGAAGGCAGCGGACGTGTGGAGCCTGGGCGTTGTGCTTTACACCCTCCTTGTGGGGTGCTACCCATTCCAAGACACCAAACCTGCCTCGCTGTTCAGCAAGATTCGCCGTGGGCACTTTGCTGTCCCTGAGGAAATGTCGCCCAAGGCTCGGTGCCTCATCCGTTGCCTCCTCCGGAAAGACCCAGCTGAGAGGTTGACAGCCAGTGGGATATTGTTGCATCCTTGGCTGGCCATGGTTGGCATCTCTGAGGGCTTGCACAGTAGCCCTTCTGGGGAACAAAGCCTGGAGCAGGTGGTACCAGAAATGGGGAGCGTCCAGAAGCCTGAGACTGGACAGGAAATGGAGGAAGACCTCTATAGCTGA